In Nostoc sp. GT001, a genomic segment contains:
- a CDS encoding SAM-dependent chlorinase/fluorinase — MFICVIADYGTGDPAFTEVTQRLLMTFPHAQIHLLSVPAFSTLATGFWIAQLGLNPGPSDRLIYHNCAPRQDDPEARRDNEGEGLTYALLSNGVKVVGVNAGYTLSFIKDHTKELRVVNVSRGGSQFRSRDIFPPAAAAIMNEDFSLLGDSLKSEQIPDVPSDRIAWIDGYGNIKTTIGAHTVNLEPQSKIAIRIGDVVSDAVYSDGSFKVSEGTLAFAPGSSGWSRSDSGEPLRFLELFLRGGSAWERFGRPRVNQQVTQIA, encoded by the coding sequence ATGTTTATCTGCGTCATTGCAGACTACGGTACAGGAGATCCGGCATTTACAGAAGTCACACAACGTCTGCTGATGACTTTTCCCCATGCCCAAATTCATTTGCTTTCGGTTCCAGCATTCAGTACCTTAGCAACGGGATTCTGGATTGCCCAACTAGGACTTAACCCTGGCCCTAGCGATCGCCTAATTTATCACAACTGTGCGCCTCGTCAGGATGATCCTGAAGCCCGTCGAGACAATGAAGGTGAAGGACTAACTTATGCCCTGTTATCTAATGGTGTAAAAGTAGTGGGTGTGAATGCAGGTTACACCCTCTCCTTTATCAAAGACCATACAAAGGAGTTGCGAGTGGTCAACGTTTCTCGTGGTGGATCGCAGTTTCGCTCACGGGATATATTTCCTCCGGCTGCGGCTGCGATTATGAATGAAGATTTTAGCCTTTTGGGAGATAGCCTCAAGAGTGAGCAAATCCCAGATGTTCCATCAGATCGTATTGCCTGGATTGATGGCTACGGCAACATTAAAACAACTATTGGGGCGCATACAGTTAACTTGGAGCCTCAAAGCAAGATCGCCATCAGAATTGGAGATGTGGTCAGTGATGCGGTGTATTCTGATGGCAGTTTCAAGGTATCTGAAGGAACTTTAGCCTTTGCTCCTGGTAGTTCCGGTTGGTCAAGAAGCGATTCAGGGGAACCATTACGCTTTTTAGAACTATTTTTGCGAGGAGGGAGTGCTTGGGAACGCTTTGGCCGTCCTCGTGTGAATCAGCAAGTAACTCAAATTGCCTGA